In Pyrus communis chromosome 1, drPyrComm1.1, whole genome shotgun sequence, the following are encoded in one genomic region:
- the LOC137739569 gene encoding dolichyl-diphosphooligosaccharide--protein glycosyltransferase 48 kDa subunit-like codes for MPSLSVLLTVLTLLPFVCLSFSPESPTHRRLLVLLDDHSLQSSHSIFFHSLISRGFDLDFKLAEDPKLSLQRYGQYLYDGLVLFSPSAHSFGGALDVQSVLDFVDAGHDLILTADASASDLIRSIAKQCGVNFDEDSSAVVIDHTNYAVLETQGDHTLIASGDFIQSDVILGKKKLEAPVLFKGIAHSLSASNSLVLKVLSASPSAYSANPNARLSHPPSLTGSAISLVSVLQARNNARVLISGSTDMFSNELFRSAVQKVGNSNKFEKSGNEQFVTELSKWIFHERGHLKAVNVRHNKVGENNEPAIYRINDDLDYYIEIYEWSGKSWEPYVANDVQVQFFMMSPFVLKTLETDQKGQYHTSFKVPDVYGVFQFKVDYHRLGYTSLSLSKQIPVRPFRHNEYERFIPTAFPYYGSSFTTMVGFFIFSIVFMYHK; via the exons ATGCCGAGCCTCTCCGTCTTGCTCACCGTCCTCACACTTCTCCCCTTCGTCTGCCTCTCATTCTCTCCGGAATCCCCAACCCACCGCCGCCTCCTGGTGCTCCTCGACGACCACTCTCTCCAGTCCTCTCACTCCATCTTCTTCCACTCCCTCATCTCCCGCGGCTTCGATCTCGACTTCAAGCTCGCTGAAGACCCCAAGCTCTCGCTCCAGCGCTATGGCCAGTACTTGTACGACGGCCTCGTTCTCTTCTCCCCCTCCGCCCACA GTTTTGGAGGAGCTCTGGATGTGCAGTCCGTGCTCGATTTCGTTGACGCTGGGCACGACTTGATCTTGACGGCTGATGCCTCTGCATCTGATTTGATTCGGAGTATTGCCAAGCAATGCGGGGTCAATTTCGATGAG GATTCGTCGGCTGTGGTTATTGATCACACCAATTACGCGGTGTTGGAGACCCAAGGAGACCATACTTTGATTGCCAGTGGCGATTTTATTCAATCGGATGTGATTCTGGGAAAGAAGAAGTTAGAG GCCCCTGTACTTTTCAAAGGGATTGCGCACTCATTAAGTGCTTCCAATAGCTTG GTTTTGAAAGTTCTTTCAGCATCTCCTTCAGCATATTCTGCCAACCCAAATGCCAGATTGTCCCACCCTCCATCACTTACCGGATCTGCTATTTCATTAGTGTCTGTTCTGCAA GCCAGAAACAATGCTCGAGTTCTGATTTCCGGCTCTACAGATATGTTTAGCAACGA ATTGTTCAGATCGGCTGTGCAGAAGGTTGGGAACTCAAATAA ATTTGAGAAGTCTGGTAATGAACAATTTGTGACTGAACTTAGCAAATGGATCTTCCATGAAAGAGGTCATCTAAAG GCTGTCAATGTTAGACACAATAAAGTTGGAGAAAATAATGAACCTGCAATCTATAGGATTAACGATGACCTG GACTATTATATTGAGATATATGAGTGGTCCGGAAAGAGCTGGGAACCGTATGTGGCGAATGATGTTCAAGTGCAGTTCTTCATGATGAGCCCTTTTGTGCTAAAAACTCTAGAAACTGATCAGAAG GGTCAGTACCATACGTCATTCAAGGTGCCTGACGTTTATGGGGTTTTCCAGTTCAAGGTTGACTATCACAGGCTTGGGTACACTAGCTTATCCCTATCCAAACAG ATTCCTGTGCGGCCCTTCCGACATAATGAATATGAACGATTTATCCCCACTGCTTTCCCCTATTATGGATCTTCATTTACCACa ATGGTTGGGTTTTTTATCTTCAGCATTGTCTTCATGTACCATAAGTAA
- the LOC137747661 gene encoding NEDD8-conjugating enzyme Ubc12-like has product MIRLFKEKEKLRAQNAIGASPFTKQSAGKLRLNKDMSELNLPKSCSIHYPDGKDELMNFEVTICPDEGYYKGGVFLFTFQVAPIYPHEAPKVKCKTKVYHPNIDLEGNVCLNILREDWKPVLNINTIIYGLYHLFTEPNYEDPLNHDAAAVLRDNPKLFESNVRRAMAGGYVGQTLFPRCT; this is encoded by the exons ATGATTAGGctgttcaaagaaaaggaaaagctgAGAGCACAAAATGCCATTGGAGCCTCGCCATTTACAAAGCAGTCTGCTGGGAAATTGCGTCTTAACAAAG ATATGTCTGAGCTGAATTTACCAAAATCTTGTAGCATTCATTATCCTGATGGCAAGGATGAGCTGATGAACTTTGAGGTTACAATTTGTCCGGATGAAGGATATTACAA AGGTGGTGTGTTTTTGTTTACGTTCCAAGTTGCCCCTATCTATCCACATGAAGCACCAAAAGTCAAGTGTAAGACCAAG GTCTACCATCCGAATATTGACTTGGAAGGAAATGTTTGCCTCAACATCCTACGAGAAGATTGGAAACCTGTCCTTAATATAAACACTATCATTTATGGACTATATCATCTCTTCACG GAACCAAATTATGAAGATCCACTAAATCATGATGCAGCTGCAGTGTTGAGAGACAACCCGAAGTTGTTTGAATCTAATGTAAGAAGGGCCATGGCCGGTGGGTATGTGGGGCAAACCTTGTTCCCCCGGTGCACATAG
- the LOC137733757 gene encoding BES1/BZR1 homolog protein 2-like yields MTGGGSSGRLPTWKERENNKRRERRRRAIAAKIYSGLRAQGSYKLPKHCDNNEVLKALCAEAGWVVEEDGTTYRKGCKPSPMEIAGAPTNMSACSSIQQSPQSSAFPSPVPSYHASPSSSSFPSPTRFDGNPSYLLPFLRNIASIPTNLPPLRISNSAPVTPPLSSPTSRGSKRKPDWDSLTNGCINSLRHPLFAASAPSSPTRRHHLTPATIPECDESDASTVDSGRWVSFQTGAPSVAPPSPTFNLMKPVAEQNVLQNAVEAHVGMGWASTAERGRGSDFEFESGTLKAWEGERIHEVGADDLDLTLGNGKNH; encoded by the exons ATGACAGGCGGTGGTTCATCGGGGAGGTTACCAAcatggaaagagagagagaacaataagaggagagagaggaggagaagagCCATTGCTGCTAAGATATATTCTGGTCTCAGAGCTCAGGGAAGCTACAAGCTTCCCAAGCACTGTGATAACAACGAGGTCTTGAAAGCTCTCTGTGCTGAAGCTGGCTGGGTTGTGGAAGAGGATGGCACCACCTACCGCAAG GGATGCAAGCCATCTCCAATGGAAATTGCAGGCGCCCCAACAAATATGAGTGCATGTTCCTCTATTCAACAAAGCCCACAATCCTCAGCTTTCCCAAGTCCTGTGCCATCTTACCATGCCAGTCCATCCTCCTCCTCTTTCCCAAGTCCTACTCGTTTTGATGGAAACCCCTCTTACCTTCTTCCGTTCCTCCGTAACATAGCTTCCATTCCCACAAATCTTCCTCCTCTTAGAATATCCAATAGTGCTCCTGTAACTCCACCTCTTTCTTCTCCAACCTCAAGAGGTTCAAAGCGAAAACCTGATTGGGACTCCCTTACTAATGGCTGCATAAACTCCCTGCGCCACCCTCTTTTCGCAGCCTCTGCCCCTTCAAGTCCTACACGTCGACACCATCTTACACCTGCCACAATACCAGAATGTGATGAGTCTGATGCTTCCACTGTGGACTCTGGGCGTTGGGTCAGTTTTCAGACAGGGGCACCCTCAGTTGCTCCGCCTTCGCCCACATTTAATCTTATGAAACCAGTGGCTGAGCAGAATGTTCTGCAGAATGCTGTTGAAGCCCATGTGGGGATGGGATGGGCAAGCACTGCAGAGAGGGGACGAGGCTCGGATTTTGAGTTTGAGAGTGGCACACTGAAAGCTTGGGAGGGTGAGAGAATACATGAGGTAGGAGCAGATGATCTGGATCTCACACTTGGCAATGGGAAGAACCATTAA
- the LOC137747652 gene encoding uncharacterized protein — MFKGLKRSLISFPSSYTSSRSKSGFFRSLQAMRTRKIFGISLSLFLINLAAIMERADENLLPSVYKEVSEAFNAGPSDLGYLTFIRNFIQGLASPLAGVLVINYDRPSVLAMGTFCWALSTAAVGASRIFSQVAFWRAVNGFGLAIVIPALQSFIADSYKDGVRGAGFGMVSLVGSLGGIGGGVLATLMAGDQYWNIPGWRCAFILMASLSSLIGFLVFAFVIDPRTIVSELSSDREDLKIKGPASAASVWLESWTAMKAVVKVRTFQIIVLQGIVGSLPWTAMVFFTMWFELIGFDHNSTAALLSLFAVGCAMGSLLGGLIADRLSRIYPHSGRIMCAQFSAFMGIPFSWFLLKVIPQSVDSYYTFAVTLLLMGLTISWCATAANGPMFAEVVPVKHRTMIYAFDRAFEGSFSSFAAPLVGILSEKMFGYDAKSVDPIKGSTREAFALSQGLLSMMAVPFGLCCLFYTPLHLFFRKDRENARNASVKEEEMRGELIL; from the exons ATGTTTAAGGGACTTAAACGCTCATTAATCAGTTTCCCATCATCTTATACTTCGTCTCGGTCGAAATCTGGTTTTTTCAGAAGTTTGCAAGCCATGAG GACGAGAaagatttttgggatttctctgtctctctttcTGATCAATTTGGCTGCTATAATGGAGCGTGCTGACGAAAATCTTCTCCCATCTGTTTACAAAGAAGTCAGTGAGGCTTTCAATGCCGGACCATCTGACCTCGGCTATCTGACATTCATTAGGAACTTTATACAGGGATTGGCATCTCCCCTTGCAGGTGTACTTGTTATTAACTATGACCGCCCTTCGGTTCTTGCAATGGGCACTTTTTGCTGGGCCTTGTCAACTGCTGCAGTGGGTGCAAGCCGGATTTTCTCACAAGTTGCATTCTGGAGGGCAGTGAATGGCTTCGGATTGGCAATTGTTATACCAGCACTTCAGTCTTTTATTGCTGATAGTTATAAGGATGGAGTGAGGGGGGCTGGGTTTGGGATGGTAAGCCTCGTTGGTTCCTTGGGCGGCATTGGAGGTGGTGTTCTGGCCACACTTATGGCTGGCGATCAATACTGGAATATACCGGGATGGCGATGTGCTTTCATTCTCATGGCATCACTAAGTTCTCTAATCGGGTTCCTTGTATTTGCTTTTGTGATTGACCCGCGGACGATAGTTTCTGAATTGAGTTCTGATAG GgaagatttgaaaattaagggaCCTGCAAGTGCAGCATCAGTTTGGCTGGAGTCTTGGACAGCCATGAAGGCAGTTGTTAAAGTGCGAACGTTTCAAATAATTGTTTTGCAGGGCATTGTTGGCTCACTACCCTGGACTGCAATGGTGTTCTTCACAATGTGGTTCGAATTAATCG GTTTTGATCACAACAGTACAGCAGCACTCCTTAGTCTTTTTGCTGTTGGTTGTGCTATGGGGTCTCTTCTCGGTGGACTAATAGCAGACCGATTGTCACGAATCTACCCTCACTCAGGCCGTATCATGTGTGCGCAGTTCAGCGCCTTCATGGGCATCCCCTTTTCGTGGTTCTTACTCAAAGTCATCCCACAGTCAGTAGACAGCTATTACACCTTTGCAGTCACCCTCTTGCTGATGGGCCTGACTATCAGCTGGTGCGCTACAGCTGCAAATGGCCCTATGTTTGCCGAGGTTGTCCCTGTCAAACACCGAACCATGATCTACGCCTTTGATCGAGCTTTCGAAGGATCATTCTCTTCTTTTGCAGCACCCTTGGTCGGAATCCTTTCAGAGAAGATGTTTGGTTACGACGCAAAGTCAGTGGATCCAATTAAAGGGTCTACGCGGGAGGCCTTTGCCTTGTCTCAAGGGCTTCTTTCGATGATGGCAGTTCCGTTTGGTTTGTGTTGCTTGTTTTACACGCCTTTGCATCTGTTTTTCAGAAAGGACCGCGAAAATGCCAGGAACGCCAGTGTcaaagaggaagagatgagGGGAGAACTCATTCTATAG